A single Nicotiana tabacum cultivar K326 chromosome 5, ASM71507v2, whole genome shotgun sequence DNA region contains:
- the LOC107808112 gene encoding uncharacterized protein LOC107808112, translating into MTEVVGSHTASIQKLEIQMRDLSREQNPKQKGQLPSNTIANPKSGGSGSTSHVMAITTRSGKVLQVEAEEQGVVEVKRVPEKEKVQEVNQEGVKEKEKETSKAPPPIPRPPPPFPKRLIRRVDDSKLKKFYDILKILSVNIPFLEAFQEMSGFANYLKDFITKKRTTKNEVVNMTHRVSSIIATSTVQKKEDPGAFTIPCTIGERDFAKALCDNGDSINLMPLAIYKQAGLGMPRPTSMRLQMADRSIK; encoded by the exons ATGACCGAAGTTGTTGGCTCTCACACCGCATCTATCCAAAAGTTAGAGATTCAAATGAGAGACCTTTCAAGAGAGCAAAACCCAAAGCAAAAAGGGCAACTTCCTAGTAATACCATTGCGAACCCGAAGAGTGGTGGAAGTGGCTCAACTTCTCACGTCATGGCAATAACTACTAGAAGTGGGAAGGTTTTACAAG TTGAAGCAGAAGAGCAAGGGGTGGTTGAAGTTAAAAGGGTGCCGGAAAAAGAGAAGGTGCAAGAAGTGAACCAAGAAGGGGTGAAGGAAAAGGAGAAGGAGACATCAAAAGCTCCACCTCCTATTCCTAGACCTCCTCCGCCTTTTCCTAAAAGACTTATTAGAAGGGTTGATGATAGCAAGCTTAAGAAATTCTATGATATTCTAAAGATATTGTCGGTGAACATTCCATTCTTGGAGGCTTTTCAAGAAATGTCGGGGTTTGCCAATTATTTGAAGGATTTTATCACCAAGAAGAGGACCACAAAGAATGAGGTGGTAAACATGACTCACCGGGTTAGCTCTATTATTGCCACAAGCACTGTCCAAAAGAAAGAGGACCCGGGAGCATTTACTATTCCATGCACTATCGGGGAGCGtgactttgcaaaagccctttgtgacAATGGGGATAGCATCAACTTGATGCCACTTGCCATCTACAAGCAAGCGGGATTAGGGATGCCGAGGCCAACAagcatgaggttacaaatggccgATCGATCTATTAAGTGA